In one window of Leptospira bourretii DNA:
- the nth gene encoding endonuclease III: MKQSRKTPKVTEVYRLLEAEFGAVETPLTFTKPYELAIAVILSAQCTDERVNQVTPELFRTFPTLESFAKAPLTAIEKKIFSTGFYKNKAKSIQGFARMVLSEFGGEIPKTMEEAIKLPGFGRKTANVVLAEIYGVVEGFVVDTHVKRLTKRLGFTKKTDPVQIEREMMKMTPKEICRNLSLYLIFLGRKYCQARRTFCSTCPLSSLCPSFSE; encoded by the coding sequence TTGAAACAATCCAGAAAAACACCAAAAGTCACCGAAGTCTACCGTCTCCTCGAGGCGGAGTTCGGTGCAGTAGAAACTCCCCTCACGTTTACTAAACCTTATGAATTAGCAATTGCTGTCATCTTAAGTGCACAGTGTACTGATGAACGTGTCAACCAAGTCACACCCGAACTTTTTCGAACCTTTCCCACACTTGAATCTTTTGCAAAGGCACCTCTAACGGCCATAGAGAAAAAAATATTCTCCACAGGGTTTTATAAAAACAAAGCCAAAAGCATCCAAGGATTTGCACGGATGGTTCTTTCCGAATTTGGTGGAGAAATTCCAAAGACGATGGAAGAGGCCATTAAACTTCCTGGGTTTGGAAGGAAAACTGCCAATGTGGTGCTTGCAGAAATTTATGGAGTGGTGGAAGGATTCGTTGTGGACACCCATGTGAAACGTCTTACCAAACGATTGGGTTTTACCAAAAAAACAGATCCCGTTCAAATTGAACGGGAGATGATGAAAATGACTCCTAAGGAGATTTGCCGAAACCTATCTCTGTACCTAATATTTCTCGGTCGTAAGTACTGCCAGGCACGCCGGACATTTTGTTCGACTTGTCCTCTGTCTTCCCTATGTCCTTCGTTTTCGGAGTAG
- the rpmB gene encoding 50S ribosomal protein L28: MARTCVVTGKGTTAGNNVSHSHKKNRRIWKVNVITKKIFLEDENRWVRVKISTRALRTLRKKGLKVAIKDHGGDIAAITPKKYVGITPKAQPAA; encoded by the coding sequence ATGGCTAGAACATGTGTAGTAACCGGAAAAGGAACGACGGCAGGGAACAATGTATCCCATTCTCATAAAAAGAACCGCCGTATCTGGAAGGTGAATGTGATCACAAAGAAAATCTTTTTAGAAGACGAGAACCGTTGGGTTCGCGTTAAGATTTCTACACGTGCTTTGAGAACTCTTCGTAAAAAAGGTTTGAAAGTGGCAATCAAAGACCACGGTGGCGATATCGCTGCGATCACTCCTAAAAAATACGTAGGGATCACTCCAAAAGCACAACCAGCAGCTTAA
- a CDS encoding TIGR00730 family Rossman fold protein: MNDLAFENQSFLWGNEAGPVRILSEYLHPKSEFQTHGITDTIVVFGSARIPSPETPKTNPPSPIESLSHYYTEACEFSRLISEWADLFKQENPDRNLHICTGGGPGIMEAGNRGAKEAGSKSVALNIVLPHEQHVNPYVDPELAFEFHYFFMRKLWFMKTCRGMIAFPGGFGTFDELFETLTLVQTGKKSRIPILLYGTEFWTSVINFKKLAEMRLISEEDLHLFGFADTPIDALRFFQEKIRFELTHSEGTKT, translated from the coding sequence ATGAATGATTTAGCCTTTGAGAATCAAAGTTTTTTATGGGGAAATGAAGCGGGGCCCGTTCGGATCCTTTCTGAATACCTCCACCCCAAATCGGAATTCCAAACACATGGAATCACGGATACAATTGTTGTGTTTGGTTCAGCTCGCATTCCTTCTCCAGAAACTCCCAAAACAAATCCTCCTTCCCCGATTGAATCTTTGAGCCATTATTATACAGAAGCATGTGAGTTTTCCCGATTGATTTCTGAATGGGCCGATTTGTTCAAACAGGAAAATCCAGATAGAAATTTACACATTTGTACTGGGGGTGGGCCTGGGATTATGGAAGCCGGGAACCGGGGAGCAAAGGAAGCTGGATCCAAATCCGTTGCCCTAAATATTGTTTTGCCTCATGAACAACATGTAAATCCTTATGTTGATCCAGAACTTGCCTTTGAATTTCATTATTTTTTTATGAGAAAACTTTGGTTTATGAAAACTTGCCGGGGAATGATCGCCTTTCCTGGTGGGTTTGGAACCTTTGATGAACTATTTGAAACCCTCACTTTGGTCCAGACGGGAAAAAAATCCAGGATTCCTATTTTGTTATACGGGACAGAATTTTGGACTAGTGTGATCAATTTCAAAAAACTGGCAGAGATGCGTCTGATTTCTGAAGAAGACCTCCATTTGTTTGGGTTTGCTGATACTCCCATCGATGCACTTCGTTTCTTTCAGGAAAAGATTCGTTTCGAATTGACCCATTCTGAGGGTACAAAAACATAG
- a CDS encoding aldose 1-epimerase produces MYQLKTKQSCFEIHPTGGGQWLGLHLLSPVDGKSVSVVSGHKAPDPFFASGSFLMFPWVNRLEPNPWAREPFYPSTHWLTDGNGIPLHGLYHNLPRHLVGENISDGVSYAEFEMEIPAPWKGSLLSQIQVKECYQLFPSELKVIYRLTNGSDTEFPFALGIHPYFRWNEDESIDDLFLFGSGFHKVKLGDYLLPEKVQKEDIILNSEETLMGKNLDDLYASIDGENSYIGLFSMNKKEKLIIQGGEFYQVYTPQDRRSIAIEPMTGTGNFLHFPGGNPKTIAPKTEKKIEFSIRLDRF; encoded by the coding sequence TTGTACCAACTGAAAACAAAACAGTCTTGTTTTGAAATCCACCCAACTGGCGGTGGCCAATGGCTTGGTTTGCATCTTTTGTCCCCGGTGGACGGAAAATCCGTCTCAGTGGTTTCGGGACACAAGGCCCCCGATCCTTTTTTCGCTTCCGGATCTTTTCTCATGTTTCCTTGGGTGAATCGACTAGAACCGAACCCTTGGGCCCGGGAACCATTTTATCCCAGTACCCATTGGTTGACTGATGGGAACGGAATCCCTTTGCACGGCCTCTACCACAACCTACCTCGGCATTTGGTAGGAGAGAATATCTCAGATGGGGTTTCTTATGCAGAATTTGAAATGGAAATTCCCGCACCATGGAAGGGGAGTTTACTCTCTCAAATCCAAGTGAAAGAATGTTACCAATTGTTTCCCTCGGAGTTAAAGGTCATCTACCGACTGACCAATGGATCTGACACAGAATTTCCATTTGCTTTAGGAATTCATCCATACTTTCGATGGAATGAGGATGAATCCATTGATGATCTTTTTTTATTTGGAAGTGGATTTCACAAAGTGAAGTTAGGAGATTATCTTCTGCCAGAAAAAGTTCAGAAAGAAGATATCATTTTAAATTCTGAAGAAACTCTTATGGGAAAAAACTTGGATGATTTATACGCATCCATTGATGGAGAAAATTCTTACATTGGTCTTTTTTCTATGAATAAAAAAGAAAAACTCATCATCCAAGGTGGAGAGTTTTATCAGGTATATACTCCACAAGATCGTAGATCTATAGCGATAGAACCTATGACAGGTACTGGGAATTTTTTACACTTCCCTGGTGGTAATCCTAAAACGATTGCACCTAAGACGGAAAAAAAGATCGAATTTTCCATTCGATTGGATCGTTTTTAA
- the sppA gene encoding signal peptide peptidase SppA: MPSRKSFLFVCVVLLSVLFTESCVIGNSMNLFPQSGKADFEEKLIAGRDQEKIVIISIEGMITDDAKDSFFGPPTESMVARIKESLKYAERDPDVKAVILKINSPGGTVTASDIIYQEVLKFKNRKSIPVFAGFMDTAASGAYYIAMATDGIGAHPTTVTGSVGVIMSGINVKEGLDKIGVKDQSFTSGPNKALGSPISEMTSEQRKILQSIIDSLYGRFFEVVKKGRPNVAESRLREICDGRIFTAEQAKKEGMVDFIGYFDDFVYLIMQHPKFQGNRKGDPRVITYQRGKGRVDNIYQATDINKNPFSLGIADKILGTGTNAKFLYLWDL, encoded by the coding sequence ATGCCTTCAAGAAAGTCTTTTCTTTTCGTTTGTGTCGTTCTGCTTTCGGTTCTCTTTACCGAATCTTGTGTTATTGGAAACAGTATGAACCTGTTTCCGCAAAGTGGCAAGGCTGATTTCGAAGAGAAACTCATAGCCGGAAGAGATCAAGAAAAAATCGTGATTATCTCCATCGAAGGAATGATTACGGATGATGCCAAAGATTCATTTTTCGGTCCCCCGACGGAATCCATGGTCGCAAGGATCAAAGAATCCTTAAAATATGCAGAACGTGATCCTGATGTCAAAGCAGTGATTTTAAAAATCAACTCACCAGGTGGAACCGTAACAGCTAGTGATATCATTTACCAAGAAGTTTTGAAATTTAAAAATAGAAAATCCATTCCTGTTTTTGCAGGATTTATGGATACGGCTGCCAGCGGAGCTTATTATATTGCGATGGCCACTGATGGAATTGGTGCTCACCCAACAACTGTTACAGGTTCAGTCGGAGTCATCATGTCAGGGATCAACGTAAAAGAAGGTTTGGATAAAATTGGAGTCAAAGATCAGTCTTTTACTTCTGGCCCGAACAAAGCCCTTGGTTCACCAATTTCAGAAATGACTTCAGAACAAAGAAAAATTCTTCAATCCATTATCGACAGTTTGTATGGAAGGTTTTTTGAAGTAGTCAAAAAAGGAAGACCAAACGTAGCAGAAAGTCGCCTCAGAGAGATCTGCGATGGAAGAATCTTCACAGCAGAACAAGCAAAGAAAGAAGGTATGGTTGATTTCATCGGATATTTTGATGACTTCGTTTATCTAATCATGCAACACCCTAAATTCCAAGGAAATCGCAAAGGAGACCCACGGGTCATCACTTACCAAAGAGGAAAAGGCAGAGTTGATAACATTTACCAAGCCACTGATATTAATAAAAATCCGTTTTCTTTAGGAATTGCTGATAAAATTTTAGGAACGGGAACCAATGCTAAATTTCTTTATCTTTGGGATCTATAA
- a CDS encoding MBOAT family O-acyltransferase: MLFNSIPYLILFALTYLIYWNIPQKGRKPLLVISSLTFYAYFSFPFLFHFLLVILVNYGFSEWIFRKKDKGEKYNHLLFAIVALNLINLGFFKYFYFITGSLFSLTGYPAFKEISGSWSIFLPLAISFYTFQIIAVQVDIHRGIIEKRMSAVDYFLFILFFPQLIAGPIMRSQDFLPQLDHPTIDSDRMKKGLFLIIGGLFKKVIIAENIAPIISPIFMDPAKFDSFSIFFSVIAFAVQVYCDFSGYTDMARGSANLLGYEIPENFQGPFFSQSFRELWSRWHITLSSWLRDYIYIPLGGSKGSIFRSNLNSFITMCLGGLWHGANWAFVFWGAYLGALIWVERSLYLGRGKKKFLPDTLPLVGIIRTIVVFIIFSFSGVFFRSAARGEESMSVAFEIFKGVLTFRNTGETLSRVDELPTFIALGLMFNWFQYSNFVYEKLKPYQNILLPILSVVILLLLGIFGDGGQDFIYFQF, translated from the coding sequence ATGTTATTTAATTCTATTCCCTATTTAATACTTTTTGCGTTAACTTATTTAATTTACTGGAATATTCCTCAAAAAGGTAGAAAACCATTACTTGTAATTTCTTCACTTACCTTTTACGCTTATTTCAGTTTTCCTTTTCTGTTTCATTTCCTTTTGGTGATTTTAGTCAACTATGGATTTAGTGAATGGATTTTTCGTAAAAAAGACAAAGGGGAAAAATATAACCATCTACTCTTTGCCATTGTTGCGTTAAACTTAATCAACTTAGGATTCTTTAAGTATTTCTATTTTATTACAGGATCTTTGTTTTCTTTGACAGGTTATCCCGCGTTCAAAGAAATTTCAGGCTCTTGGAGTATATTTTTACCTTTAGCGATTAGTTTTTATACCTTTCAAATCATTGCTGTGCAGGTGGACATCCACCGAGGGATTATTGAAAAAAGAATGTCCGCTGTGGACTATTTTTTATTTATTCTTTTCTTCCCACAATTGATTGCAGGTCCCATCATGCGATCGCAAGATTTTCTTCCGCAACTCGATCATCCCACAATCGATTCAGACCGAATGAAAAAAGGTTTATTTCTGATCATTGGTGGACTTTTCAAAAAAGTGATCATTGCCGAAAACATTGCGCCCATCATCTCTCCGATCTTTATGGATCCGGCTAAATTCGACAGTTTTTCTATATTTTTCAGCGTAATTGCCTTCGCAGTACAAGTGTATTGCGACTTTTCAGGATACACCGATATGGCACGTGGATCTGCCAATTTACTTGGGTATGAGATCCCAGAAAACTTCCAAGGCCCGTTTTTTTCTCAATCATTTCGGGAACTTTGGTCTAGATGGCATATTACTTTGTCATCTTGGTTAAGAGATTATATTTATATTCCTTTAGGTGGAAGTAAGGGTTCAATCTTTCGTTCCAACCTAAACTCTTTTATCACTATGTGTCTTGGTGGACTCTGGCACGGTGCCAATTGGGCTTTTGTGTTTTGGGGCGCTTATTTAGGTGCATTGATTTGGGTGGAGAGGTCCTTGTATTTAGGCAGAGGGAAAAAGAAATTTCTACCGGACACTTTGCCTTTAGTGGGAATCATTCGTACAATTGTTGTGTTTATTATTTTTTCTTTCTCCGGAGTTTTCTTTCGATCAGCAGCCCGTGGAGAAGAATCCATGTCTGTTGCTTTTGAAATTTTCAAAGGTGTTTTAACATTTAGAAACACTGGGGAAACATTGAGTCGTGTAGATGAACTTCCTACCTTCATAGCTTTGGGACTTATGTTCAACTGGTTCCAATATTCAAACTTTGTGTATGAAAAATTAAAACCTTACCAAAATATTCTCCTGCCGATTCTATCAGTGGTCATTCTGCTTTTGCTTGGAATTTTTGGAGATGGTGGACAAGATTTTATCTACTTCCAATTTTAA
- a CDS encoding tetratricopeptide repeat protein, translating to MKKAILTILVLALTASISAGESSFMNEDLDSLISQYDKETLAAISNELVKLASEEEGMGEFDLASGHYSRAIKIREAIGMSEHKSFASIQYLASQAHSKAGNFCEASTHAKKASEAFRQHGITKFEHRANVEYKEYARACAVVAFR from the coding sequence ATGAAAAAGGCAATTCTAACCATTCTAGTTTTGGCACTTACCGCTTCCATTTCAGCTGGAGAGTCTTCATTTATGAACGAAGACCTGGATTCCCTCATCAGCCAATATGATAAAGAAACGCTCGCTGCAATCTCAAATGAACTTGTGAAACTTGCAAGTGAAGAAGAGGGGATGGGAGAATTCGATTTAGCTTCAGGTCATTATTCAAGAGCAATTAAAATTAGAGAGGCGATTGGAATGAGCGAACACAAAAGTTTTGCTTCCATCCAATACCTTGCAAGCCAAGCCCACTCAAAGGCGGGAAACTTTTGTGAAGCATCCACACATGCAAAGAAAGCAAGTGAAGCTTTCCGTCAACACGGGATTACAAAATTCGAACACAGAGCAAATGTAGAATACAAAGAATATGCACGTGCTTGTGCAGTTGTGGCGTTCAGATAA
- a CDS encoding penicillin-binding protein 1A codes for MNKEKTLRITITTFFTIALLGGFFFGYILSEVNKGKELQKLASYQPTTPTKLYDSNGVLFAELYRHKQELLKYSDIPPHVIHAFLSVEDDNFFNHFGIDFLAIVRAAIKNVFAGRIVQGGSTLTQQLAKTILQQRKKTFGRKFLEALLTLQIEQEYTKEEILEIYFNLIYLGHGTTGLSSAANVYFQKDVRDLSIAEAAMLARLPKAPVTYSPFKNPKEAKQAHLVVLGLMAKNGFIPKDQVQKIHDDFWERYWPVVITQSPSRSTWGAKLNRAPYFTEWVRQILEKELGEEALYTGGLRVYTTLDVRKQEIAEEELRKGLIEQDKYAFGANFRYVGRADRGLVSLYNLFGSIFPVGVPYVTSLDDRQVFRLHLEKEMAPALELLTDFTPSENESSAVKEFQRSSLVFSSNLHVEGAIVTIDHQTGYIQTMVGGSRFSPKNQFNRAMQARRQTGSAFKPFVYAAAIQNRAVGSGTGIMDAPLTTITEEGEGYSPQDISGDFRGMVPLSRALSLSLNIVSVQVLMRTGTDAVIDFASKVTKANKSRFPTGPALALGVAELTPYEMALGYSILANKGKDVIPFSVRYVLNQSGSVVYNKEKEVQETLAEEAKNGTIQIIPEATAYIIKQMLIGVAMGGTPTQALRAADKGNYKGESGGKTGSTSSYTNVWYAGFDPKYTSIVWMGFDKSSLSLGKGVTAAGVAAPIWGKMYSRWYNEGPYPLFYPNGKAEEIPADVVKGATCAFNGLSPGPNCPLTGNLFLKPITIAGRTLAVPGGRQCDGDRDHYRSMDLTDFLQRELEISDDELK; via the coding sequence ATGAACAAAGAAAAAACACTTCGAATCACAATCACAACTTTCTTTACCATTGCGCTCCTTGGCGGATTCTTTTTTGGATACATTCTTTCTGAAGTAAATAAAGGAAAGGAGTTACAAAAGTTGGCATCATACCAACCTACAACTCCCACTAAACTTTATGATTCGAATGGAGTATTGTTCGCAGAACTATATCGCCATAAACAAGAATTACTAAAATATAGTGACATTCCACCTCATGTCATTCATGCTTTTTTATCAGTAGAAGATGATAACTTTTTTAATCACTTTGGAATTGATTTTTTAGCCATCGTTCGTGCTGCCATCAAAAACGTTTTTGCTGGACGAATTGTACAAGGTGGATCTACCCTTACCCAACAATTAGCAAAAACAATTTTACAGCAAAGAAAAAAGACATTTGGTCGAAAATTCTTAGAAGCTCTCCTCACCTTACAAATTGAACAAGAATACACTAAAGAAGAAATCTTAGAAATCTATTTTAATTTAATTTATTTAGGCCATGGAACTACTGGTTTATCTTCGGCAGCCAATGTGTATTTTCAAAAAGATGTCAGAGATTTAAGCATTGCAGAGGCTGCTATGCTTGCGAGACTTCCTAAGGCTCCTGTTACTTATTCCCCATTCAAAAATCCAAAAGAAGCAAAACAAGCTCACCTTGTGGTATTAGGGCTGATGGCAAAAAATGGTTTTATCCCAAAAGACCAAGTTCAAAAAATCCATGATGATTTTTGGGAAAGGTATTGGCCCGTTGTCATCACTCAATCACCATCTCGCTCTACTTGGGGAGCAAAACTCAATAGAGCTCCCTATTTTACGGAGTGGGTAAGACAAATTTTAGAGAAAGAACTTGGGGAAGAGGCCTTATACACTGGCGGACTACGAGTTTATACAACTCTTGATGTCAGAAAACAAGAGATTGCAGAAGAAGAGCTGAGAAAGGGTCTTATTGAACAAGATAAATATGCCTTTGGTGCAAACTTCCGTTATGTGGGAAGGGCCGACCGAGGCCTTGTTTCTTTGTATAATTTATTCGGTTCTATTTTTCCAGTGGGTGTTCCTTACGTTACTAGTTTGGATGATAGACAAGTATTCCGACTTCATTTAGAAAAAGAAATGGCACCAGCCTTAGAACTTTTGACCGATTTCACTCCTTCTGAAAATGAAAGTTCTGCAGTCAAAGAATTTCAAAGATCTTCTCTTGTATTTTCTTCCAACTTACACGTCGAAGGTGCTATCGTCACAATTGACCACCAAACTGGATATATCCAAACAATGGTGGGTGGTTCCAGATTTTCCCCAAAAAATCAATTTAACCGTGCCATGCAAGCGAGACGCCAAACTGGTTCTGCATTCAAACCATTTGTTTATGCTGCCGCAATTCAAAACAGAGCTGTCGGTTCTGGAACTGGAATTATGGATGCTCCTTTAACAACTATCACCGAAGAAGGAGAAGGTTATTCTCCACAGGACATTTCTGGTGATTTTAGAGGAATGGTTCCGTTATCTCGTGCTTTGTCTTTATCTCTGAATATTGTTTCTGTTCAGGTCCTAATGAGAACTGGAACCGATGCTGTCATTGATTTTGCGTCCAAAGTTACCAAAGCAAATAAATCCAGGTTTCCTACAGGCCCTGCATTAGCGCTGGGAGTTGCAGAGTTAACTCCTTATGAAATGGCCTTGGGATATTCTATTTTAGCAAATAAAGGAAAAGATGTAATCCCATTTAGTGTTCGTTATGTGCTAAACCAAAGTGGTTCTGTTGTTTATAATAAAGAAAAAGAAGTCCAAGAGACTCTTGCAGAAGAAGCAAAAAACGGTACGATCCAAATCATTCCAGAAGCTACAGCCTATATCATTAAACAGATGTTAATTGGTGTTGCTATGGGGGGAACACCTACCCAAGCCCTTCGAGCCGCAGACAAAGGAAATTACAAGGGCGAGTCCGGTGGAAAAACAGGATCTACTTCCTCTTATACCAACGTTTGGTATGCGGGCTTTGATCCAAAATACACATCCATTGTTTGGATGGGATTTGATAAATCCTCACTTTCTCTCGGAAAGGGTGTCACAGCCGCTGGTGTGGCTGCACCTATTTGGGGAAAGATGTACTCTCGTTGGTACAATGAAGGCCCTTATCCTCTATTCTATCCAAATGGAAAAGCAGAAGAAATTCCGGCTGATGTGGTCAAAGGTGCCACTTGTGCCTTTAATGGACTTTCTCCTGGGCCCAACTGCCCTTTGACTGGGAATTTATTTTTAAAACCAATTACCATTGCAGGTCGCACTCTGGCTGTACCAGGTGGGAGGCAGTGTGATGGGGACCGTGATCACTACCGTTCGATGGATCTTACTGACTTCCTGCAAAGAGAGCTAGAAATTTCCGACGATGAACTGAAATAA
- a CDS encoding MBL fold metallo-hydrolase: MIVQLYGVRGSIASPLRNQDYRKKIIDILDLYRQSGAGVSADEFWQDLPYHLKFVTGSDTTCVSVTDDDGEIFILDMGTGLRNLGDELVSDYLSNKLKRTVSFFITHTHWDHIQGLPFFKPIYFPDFLLNFYSPYSDLESRLQKQQEPEFFPVPLDGTGSAKDFKLFFPGDVLEFGSGMKVECYPLKHPGGSFAYKFTNRAGKIFIFATDAEFTGADMDLIHESHPFFADADLLILDTQYTLDESFSKFDWGHTAYTMSVNCATSWRVKNLVLTHHEPSYSDEKIYEIYNDAKLHKEQLGEKKLKIHLAREGLRFHL; this comes from the coding sequence GTGATTGTGCAACTCTACGGAGTCCGCGGCTCCATTGCGAGCCCCCTCCGAAACCAAGACTACCGCAAAAAAATTATCGATATTCTGGACCTCTATCGGCAATCGGGGGCTGGTGTTTCGGCCGATGAATTCTGGCAAGACCTCCCGTATCATCTTAAATTTGTCACAGGATCTGACACAACTTGCGTTTCCGTCACCGATGATGACGGAGAAATTTTTATTCTGGATATGGGAACTGGGCTTCGGAATTTAGGAGATGAACTTGTCTCCGATTATCTTTCCAACAAATTAAAAAGGACAGTCTCTTTCTTTATCACGCACACCCACTGGGATCATATCCAAGGGCTTCCTTTTTTTAAACCCATTTACTTCCCTGACTTCCTCCTGAATTTTTATTCCCCTTATTCCGACCTAGAATCTCGTTTGCAAAAACAACAAGAACCTGAGTTTTTTCCAGTTCCTTTGGATGGAACGGGATCAGCGAAAGATTTCAAACTCTTCTTTCCTGGCGATGTTTTAGAATTTGGATCTGGGATGAAGGTGGAATGTTATCCGTTAAAACATCCGGGAGGATCTTTTGCGTATAAGTTTACCAATAGAGCTGGTAAAATTTTTATTTTTGCTACGGATGCGGAATTTACAGGAGCAGATATGGATTTAATCCATGAATCTCATCCGTTCTTTGCAGATGCTGATTTACTTATTTTAGATACCCAATATACCTTAGATGAATCTTTTTCCAAGTTCGATTGGGGTCACACCGCTTATACAATGTCCGTGAACTGTGCAACATCCTGGCGGGTAAAAAACTTAGTACTCACCCATCATGAACCAAGTTATTCAGATGAAAAAATTTACGAAATATATAATGATGCCAAACTCCACAAAGAACAGTTAGGCGAAAAAAAATTAAAAATTCATTTAGCACGGGAAGGTTTACGCTTCCACCTATAA
- a CDS encoding rhomboid family intramembrane serine protease, with the protein MASRYPGYELRFGPPMVPVVRTLIIINAVLFLLQMITKLAFHSPILELYFGLTPELVFTGWVWQLLSYAFLHGSFLHILFNMLSLWMFGSELAEIWGERAFLKFYLFTAFLGGVGTMVAHFFGIPQGLVVGASASIYGLLVAYAMTWPNRELLVFLIFPMRAKYFVMIVMLMVLFAQGERVAHFAHLGGAIGGFFLMKIYTGWKKKAGNLPTWSLSRYLQKRRFIRYQEEMAKRENAKTKVDELLEKISKNGMDSLSRSERKFLNEASQKYFNE; encoded by the coding sequence ATGGCCTCTCGTTACCCAGGATATGAACTCCGATTTGGACCCCCTATGGTTCCCGTTGTACGCACTCTCATCATCATCAACGCAGTATTATTCCTTCTGCAGATGATAACGAAACTGGCTTTCCATTCACCCATTCTAGAACTTTATTTCGGCCTTACCCCGGAACTGGTTTTTACGGGTTGGGTCTGGCAACTCCTCAGTTATGCCTTCCTCCACGGGAGTTTTTTACACATCCTTTTCAATATGCTGAGCCTTTGGATGTTTGGTTCAGAACTTGCGGAGATTTGGGGGGAACGTGCCTTTTTAAAATTCTATCTTTTCACTGCATTTTTAGGTGGGGTTGGAACCATGGTTGCCCATTTTTTTGGCATTCCGCAAGGGCTCGTGGTCGGGGCAAGTGCGAGTATCTATGGATTACTCGTTGCCTACGCGATGACTTGGCCAAACCGCGAACTTCTTGTTTTTCTGATTTTTCCCATGCGAGCCAAGTACTTTGTTATGATTGTTATGCTGATGGTACTATTTGCGCAAGGGGAAAGAGTGGCCCATTTTGCTCATTTAGGGGGAGCCATTGGAGGTTTTTTCTTAATGAAAATTTACACTGGCTGGAAAAAGAAAGCGGGGAACCTTCCGACTTGGTCTCTATCACGGTATCTACAAAAACGTAGGTTTATCCGGTACCAGGAAGAAATGGCAAAAAGAGAAAATGCAAAAACCAAAGTGGATGAACTTCTCGAAAAAATTTCCAAAAATGGAATGGATTCCCTTTCTCGAAGCGAACGAAAGTTTTTAAACGAAGCCTCACAGAAATATTTTAACGAGTGA
- a CDS encoding lipoate--protein ligase family protein, producing MNSKKVFYFPEIPPRSPYYNLAIEEAIALKLVSEGITAGVRLWKNPDSIILGLSENPFRNIKEEVVAKYENVARNVGFFKKPKPNFCYIARRASGGGTVFHSLSGNINYSLYFNLDERKDLFPVKDSYDILLGIVAKSLGRQNIQCFPKGKSDLVLEKNGIFKKISGNAQFRKRNCIVQHGTLILEDQLIERVAEVLHHPPEEPDYRKERSHKEFLTSLPDFFSEKIWVKDLVREVFSYLGEKEPEDFSKISFFGPDFSTFRKHVLQESESIRKKKYQNPEYTLHREIPT from the coding sequence GTGAATTCCAAGAAAGTATTCTATTTTCCAGAAATTCCCCCTAGATCACCTTACTATAATTTGGCGATTGAAGAAGCCATCGCACTAAAATTAGTTTCCGAAGGAATTACGGCAGGGGTCAGACTTTGGAAAAATCCAGATTCCATCATTTTAGGCCTTTCGGAAAATCCGTTTCGTAACATCAAAGAAGAAGTGGTGGCAAAATACGAAAACGTTGCCCGAAATGTTGGTTTTTTCAAAAAACCAAAACCTAATTTTTGTTATATTGCAAGACGGGCCTCAGGTGGGGGAACTGTCTTTCACTCACTTTCTGGAAACATCAATTATTCTCTTTATTTTAATTTGGATGAAAGAAAGGATCTTTTTCCTGTTAAAGATTCCTATGATATCCTCCTTGGGATTGTGGCAAAATCTTTGGGAAGACAAAACATCCAATGTTTTCCTAAGGGTAAGTCCGATTTAGTTTTAGAAAAAAATGGAATCTTTAAAAAGATTTCAGGAAACGCTCAGTTTCGAAAACGGAATTGTATTGTCCAACATGGGACACTCATTTTGGAAGATCAGTTAATTGAACGAGTGGCAGAAGTCCTCCACCACCCTCCCGAAGAACCCGACTATCGCAAAGAAAGAAGCCATAAGGAATTTCTTACCTCCCTCCCCGATTTTTTTTCCGAGAAGATTTGGGTAAAAGATCTCGTTCGAGAAGTTTTTTCTTACTTAGGAGAAAAAGAACCAGAGGATTTTTCAAAAATTTCCTTCTTTGGTCCCGACTTTTCTACTTTTCGGAAACACGTGCTCCAAGAATCTGAATCTATTCGCAAGAAGAAATACCAAAATCCAGAATACACACTTCATAGAGAAATTCCAACATGA